One part of the Haliaeetus albicilla chromosome 27, bHalAlb1.1, whole genome shotgun sequence genome encodes these proteins:
- the PRR7 gene encoding proline-rich protein 7: MVMSQGTYTFLTCFAGFWLIWGLIVLLCCFCSYLRRRVKRQQEERLREQSLRALELEPLHYEGYGGSPPGIAIPHRLRLEPHHHHPHHIPPPRPWSCRHESDLSKPPCYEEALLMAEPPPPYSEVLMDTRGLYRKINTPFLSHERLEKQEQPPSYKPLFLDAGYGSALHLPRSASPGPACPDLYLQAECSPRMFPSWTDSELSSRDTYEPGPWHLPVSMPLFGRTTAV; the protein is encoded by the exons ATGGTGATGTCCCAGGGCACCTACACCTTCCTCACCTGCTTCGCGGGCTTCTGGCTCATCTGGGGGCTCATcgtgctgctgtgctgcttctgcagctacCTGCGGCGGCGGGTGAAGCGGCAGCAGGAGGAGCGGCTGCGGGAGCAGAGCCTGCGCGCGTTGGAGCTGGAGCCGCTGCACTACGAGGGTTACgggggcagcccccccggcATCGCCATTCCCCACCGCCTCCGCCTCGAGCCCCACCATCATCACCCCCACCACATcccacccccccggccctgGAGCTGCCGGCACG AGTCAGACCTGTCGAAGCCGCCGTGCTACGAGGAGGCGCTGCTGATGGCGGAGCCCCCCCCGCCGTACAGCGAGGTGCTGATGGACACGCGGGGGCTCTACCGCAAAATCAACACCCCCTTCCTGAGCCACGAGCGGCTGGagaagcaggagcagccccCCAGCTACAAACCCCTTTTCCTGGACGCCGGCTACGGTTCGGCACTGCACCTGCCCCGCTCGGCCAGCCCCGGTCCTGCCTGCCCGGACCTCTACCTGCAGGCAGAATGTTCCCCCCGCATGTTTCCCAGCTGGACGGACTCGGAGCTCAGCAGCAGGGACACCTACGAGCCGGGACCCTGGCACCTCCCGGTCTCCATGCCCCTCTTCGGCAGGACTACCGCTGTCTAA
- the DBN1 gene encoding drebrin isoform X3, whose amino-acid sequence MAGVGFAAHRLELLASYQDVIGEDSPTDWALYTYEDGSDDLKLAASGGGGLLELSGHFEIQKVMYGFCSVKDPQAVLPKYVLVNWVGEDVPDARKCACASHVAKIAEFFQGVDVIVNASSVEDIDPGAIGQRLSNGLARVSSPVLHRLRLREDENAEPVGTTYQKTDATVEMKRLNREQFWEQAKKEEELRKEEERKKALDARLRFEQERMEQERLEQEERERRYREREEQIEEHRRKQQSMEAEEARQRLKEQSIFGEQQEEDDRQQLRKSESEVEEAAAIIAQRPDNPRDFFKQQERVASGSSDTVSPGSHRTDSPSPSTQEAGPVIPEQHWPFPGPEDKATEPPGDEPSPRPVWTAGGDSLGDLMTLEPAEPSPLPVAAEPQPGETPNPESLIDLWQSDGATPPAAWPLPAAPVPEGPPATLPDEGTLLSLDELPEPPATFCDAEQEEEAAGGGETQPRGLGCQRAPQEDAQGRETPPITNGEMAPKDGTPGRGEQASEGYFSQSQEEEVPPPEEPSAKAPQPVFYNKPPEIDITCWDADPLPEEEESFGGGL is encoded by the exons ATGGCTGGCGTCGGCTTCGCGGCGCACCGCCTGGAGCTGCTCGCCTCCTACCAGGACGTGATCGGCGAGGACAGCCCCACCGACTG GGCCCTCTACACGTACGAGGATGGCTCTGATGACCTGAAGCTGGCAGCGTCAGGAG GCGGAGGTTTGCTGGAGCTCTCCGGCCACTTTGAGATCCAGAAGGTGATGTACGGCTTCTGCAGCGTCAAGGACCCCCAGGCTGTGCTCCCCAAATATGTCCTCGTCAACTGG GTGGGTGAGGACGTGCCGGATGCCCGCAAATGCGCCTGTGCCAGCCACGTGGCCAAGATTGCCGAGTTCTTCCAG GGCGTGGACGTCATCGTCAACGCCAGCAGTGTGGAGGACATCGACCCAGGGGCCATTGGGCAGCGGCTCTCCAACGGGCTGGCCCGCGTCTCCAGCCCGGTGCTGCACCGCCTGCGGCTGCGGGAGGACGAGAACGCCGAGCCTGTG GGCACCACTTACCAGAAAACCGACGCCACCGTGGAGATGAAGCGGCTCAACCGGGAGCAGTTCTGGGAACAGGCCAAG AAAGAGGAAGAATTGCGTAAGGAGGAGGAGCGGAAAAAGGCCCTGGACGCCCGGCTGCGGTTCGAGCAGGAGCGGATGGAGCAGGAAcggctggagcaggaggagcgGGAGCGGCGCTACCGGGAGCGCGAGGAGCAGATCGAGGAGCACAG GCGGAAGCAGCAGAGCATGGAGGCAGAGGAGGCCCGGCAGCGCCTGAAGGAGCAGTCCATCTTC GGGGAGCAGCAAGAGGAAGACgacaggcagcagctcaggaaaTCAGAGTCAGAGGTGGAG GAGGCTGCTGCCATCATCGCTCAGCGGCCCGACAACCCCCGGGACTTCTTCAAGCAGCAGGAGCGGGTGGCATCGGGCAGCAGTGACACCGTCTCACCGGGCAGCCACAGGAcag actcccccagccccagcacccaggaGGCCGGGCCAGTCATCCCTGAGCAGCACTGGCCCTTCCCAGGGCCCGAGGACAAGGCCACCGAGCCCCCCGGGGACGAGCCCAGCCCCAGGCCAGTGTGGACAGCAGGGGGTGACTCCCTGGGGGACCTGATGACCCTGGAGCCTGCCGAACCCTCCCCGTTACCTGTGGCTGCCGAGCCCCAGCCGGGGGAGACCCCCAACCCCGAGAGCCTCATCGACCTGTGGCAGAGCGATGGGGCGACCCCCCCCGCTGCCTggcccctgcctgctgcccctgTCCCCGAGGGCCCCCCGGCCACGCTGCCCGATGAGGGGACCCTGCTGAGCCTGGACGAGCTGCCCGAGCCCCCTGCCACCTTCTGCGACgcggagcaggaggaggaggcagccgGTGGGGGTGAGACCCAGCCCCGGGGGCTTGGCTGCCAGCGTGCCCCCCAGGAGGATGCCCAGGGCCGAGAGACCCCCCCCATCACCAATGGGGAGATGGCCCCCAAGGATGGGACGCCGGGTCGTGGGGAGCAG GCCAGCGAGGGCTATTTCAGCCAGtcccaggaggaggaggtacCCCCCCCCGAGGAGCCATCGGCCAAAGCCCCCCAGCCCGTCTTCTACAACAAGCCCCCAG aGATTGACATCACATGCTGGGATGCAGACCCCCtgcctgaggaggaggagagcttcGGGGGGGGCCTGTAA
- the DBN1 gene encoding drebrin isoform X1, which translates to MAGVGFAAHRLELLASYQDVIGEDSPTDWALYTYEDGSDDLKLAASGGGGLLELSGHFEIQKVMYGFCSVKDPQAVLPKYVLVNWVGEDVPDARKCACASHVAKIAEFFQGVDVIVNASSVEDIDPGAIGQRLSNGLARVSSPVLHRLRLREDENAEPVGTTYQKTDATVEMKRLNREQFWEQAKKEEELRKEEERKKALDARLRFEQERMEQERLEQEERERRYREREEQIEEHRRKQQSMEAEEARQRLKEQSIFGEQQEEDDRQQLRKSESEVEEAAAIIAQRPDNPRDFFKQQERVASGSSDTVSPGSHRTGRLHCPFIKTADSGPPSSSSSSSSPPRTPFPYITCHRTPNLSSFFPCSQSDAYRKASAAGCSPCESSPAATPPGEPGTRASGNETPATPKDSPSPSTQEAGPVIPEQHWPFPGPEDKATEPPGDEPSPRPVWTAGGDSLGDLMTLEPAEPSPLPVAAEPQPGETPNPESLIDLWQSDGATPPAAWPLPAAPVPEGPPATLPDEGTLLSLDELPEPPATFCDAEQEEEAAGGGETQPRGLGCQRAPQEDAQGRETPPITNGEMAPKDGTPGRGEQASEGYFSQSQEEEVPPPEEPSAKAPQPVFYNKPPEIDITCWDADPLPEEEESFGGGL; encoded by the exons ATGGCTGGCGTCGGCTTCGCGGCGCACCGCCTGGAGCTGCTCGCCTCCTACCAGGACGTGATCGGCGAGGACAGCCCCACCGACTG GGCCCTCTACACGTACGAGGATGGCTCTGATGACCTGAAGCTGGCAGCGTCAGGAG GCGGAGGTTTGCTGGAGCTCTCCGGCCACTTTGAGATCCAGAAGGTGATGTACGGCTTCTGCAGCGTCAAGGACCCCCAGGCTGTGCTCCCCAAATATGTCCTCGTCAACTGG GTGGGTGAGGACGTGCCGGATGCCCGCAAATGCGCCTGTGCCAGCCACGTGGCCAAGATTGCCGAGTTCTTCCAG GGCGTGGACGTCATCGTCAACGCCAGCAGTGTGGAGGACATCGACCCAGGGGCCATTGGGCAGCGGCTCTCCAACGGGCTGGCCCGCGTCTCCAGCCCGGTGCTGCACCGCCTGCGGCTGCGGGAGGACGAGAACGCCGAGCCTGTG GGCACCACTTACCAGAAAACCGACGCCACCGTGGAGATGAAGCGGCTCAACCGGGAGCAGTTCTGGGAACAGGCCAAG AAAGAGGAAGAATTGCGTAAGGAGGAGGAGCGGAAAAAGGCCCTGGACGCCCGGCTGCGGTTCGAGCAGGAGCGGATGGAGCAGGAAcggctggagcaggaggagcgGGAGCGGCGCTACCGGGAGCGCGAGGAGCAGATCGAGGAGCACAG GCGGAAGCAGCAGAGCATGGAGGCAGAGGAGGCCCGGCAGCGCCTGAAGGAGCAGTCCATCTTC GGGGAGCAGCAAGAGGAAGACgacaggcagcagctcaggaaaTCAGAGTCAGAGGTGGAG GAGGCTGCTGCCATCATCGCTCAGCGGCCCGACAACCCCCGGGACTTCTTCAAGCAGCAGGAGCGGGTGGCATCGGGCAGCAGTGACACCGTCTCACCGGGCAGCCACAGGAcag GTCGTCTGCACTGTCCTTTCATAAAGACAGCTGACAGTGGGCcgccttcttcctcctcctcctcctcctcccccccacgGACCCCCTTCCCCTATATCACCTGCCACCGCACCCCAaatctctcctctttcttcccat GCAGCCAGTCGGACGCCTACCGCAAGGCCTCGGCAGCGGGCTGCAGCCCCTGCGAGTCCAGCCCGGCCGCCACGCCGCCGGGCGAGCCGGGCACCCGCGCGTCGGGCAACGAGACGCCGGCAACGCCCAAAG actcccccagccccagcacccaggaGGCCGGGCCAGTCATCCCTGAGCAGCACTGGCCCTTCCCAGGGCCCGAGGACAAGGCCACCGAGCCCCCCGGGGACGAGCCCAGCCCCAGGCCAGTGTGGACAGCAGGGGGTGACTCCCTGGGGGACCTGATGACCCTGGAGCCTGCCGAACCCTCCCCGTTACCTGTGGCTGCCGAGCCCCAGCCGGGGGAGACCCCCAACCCCGAGAGCCTCATCGACCTGTGGCAGAGCGATGGGGCGACCCCCCCCGCTGCCTggcccctgcctgctgcccctgTCCCCGAGGGCCCCCCGGCCACGCTGCCCGATGAGGGGACCCTGCTGAGCCTGGACGAGCTGCCCGAGCCCCCTGCCACCTTCTGCGACgcggagcaggaggaggaggcagccgGTGGGGGTGAGACCCAGCCCCGGGGGCTTGGCTGCCAGCGTGCCCCCCAGGAGGATGCCCAGGGCCGAGAGACCCCCCCCATCACCAATGGGGAGATGGCCCCCAAGGATGGGACGCCGGGTCGTGGGGAGCAG GCCAGCGAGGGCTATTTCAGCCAGtcccaggaggaggaggtacCCCCCCCCGAGGAGCCATCGGCCAAAGCCCCCCAGCCCGTCTTCTACAACAAGCCCCCAG aGATTGACATCACATGCTGGGATGCAGACCCCCtgcctgaggaggaggagagcttcGGGGGGGGCCTGTAA
- the DBN1 gene encoding drebrin isoform X2, whose protein sequence is MAGVGFAAHRLELLASYQDVIGEDSPTDWALYTYEDGSDDLKLAASGGGGLLELSGHFEIQKVMYGFCSVKDPQAVLPKYVLVNWVGEDVPDARKCACASHVAKIAEFFQGVDVIVNASSVEDIDPGAIGQRLSNGLARVSSPVLHRLRLREDENAEPVGTTYQKTDATVEMKRLNREQFWEQAKKEEELRKEEERKKALDARLRFEQERMEQERLEQEERERRYREREEQIEEHRRKQQSMEAEEARQRLKEQSIFGEQQEEDDRQQLRKSESEVEEAAAIIAQRPDNPRDFFKQQERVASGSSDTVSPGSHRTGSQSDAYRKASAAGCSPCESSPAATPPGEPGTRASGNETPATPKDSPSPSTQEAGPVIPEQHWPFPGPEDKATEPPGDEPSPRPVWTAGGDSLGDLMTLEPAEPSPLPVAAEPQPGETPNPESLIDLWQSDGATPPAAWPLPAAPVPEGPPATLPDEGTLLSLDELPEPPATFCDAEQEEEAAGGGETQPRGLGCQRAPQEDAQGRETPPITNGEMAPKDGTPGRGEQASEGYFSQSQEEEVPPPEEPSAKAPQPVFYNKPPEIDITCWDADPLPEEEESFGGGL, encoded by the exons ATGGCTGGCGTCGGCTTCGCGGCGCACCGCCTGGAGCTGCTCGCCTCCTACCAGGACGTGATCGGCGAGGACAGCCCCACCGACTG GGCCCTCTACACGTACGAGGATGGCTCTGATGACCTGAAGCTGGCAGCGTCAGGAG GCGGAGGTTTGCTGGAGCTCTCCGGCCACTTTGAGATCCAGAAGGTGATGTACGGCTTCTGCAGCGTCAAGGACCCCCAGGCTGTGCTCCCCAAATATGTCCTCGTCAACTGG GTGGGTGAGGACGTGCCGGATGCCCGCAAATGCGCCTGTGCCAGCCACGTGGCCAAGATTGCCGAGTTCTTCCAG GGCGTGGACGTCATCGTCAACGCCAGCAGTGTGGAGGACATCGACCCAGGGGCCATTGGGCAGCGGCTCTCCAACGGGCTGGCCCGCGTCTCCAGCCCGGTGCTGCACCGCCTGCGGCTGCGGGAGGACGAGAACGCCGAGCCTGTG GGCACCACTTACCAGAAAACCGACGCCACCGTGGAGATGAAGCGGCTCAACCGGGAGCAGTTCTGGGAACAGGCCAAG AAAGAGGAAGAATTGCGTAAGGAGGAGGAGCGGAAAAAGGCCCTGGACGCCCGGCTGCGGTTCGAGCAGGAGCGGATGGAGCAGGAAcggctggagcaggaggagcgGGAGCGGCGCTACCGGGAGCGCGAGGAGCAGATCGAGGAGCACAG GCGGAAGCAGCAGAGCATGGAGGCAGAGGAGGCCCGGCAGCGCCTGAAGGAGCAGTCCATCTTC GGGGAGCAGCAAGAGGAAGACgacaggcagcagctcaggaaaTCAGAGTCAGAGGTGGAG GAGGCTGCTGCCATCATCGCTCAGCGGCCCGACAACCCCCGGGACTTCTTCAAGCAGCAGGAGCGGGTGGCATCGGGCAGCAGTGACACCGTCTCACCGGGCAGCCACAGGAcag GCAGCCAGTCGGACGCCTACCGCAAGGCCTCGGCAGCGGGCTGCAGCCCCTGCGAGTCCAGCCCGGCCGCCACGCCGCCGGGCGAGCCGGGCACCCGCGCGTCGGGCAACGAGACGCCGGCAACGCCCAAAG actcccccagccccagcacccaggaGGCCGGGCCAGTCATCCCTGAGCAGCACTGGCCCTTCCCAGGGCCCGAGGACAAGGCCACCGAGCCCCCCGGGGACGAGCCCAGCCCCAGGCCAGTGTGGACAGCAGGGGGTGACTCCCTGGGGGACCTGATGACCCTGGAGCCTGCCGAACCCTCCCCGTTACCTGTGGCTGCCGAGCCCCAGCCGGGGGAGACCCCCAACCCCGAGAGCCTCATCGACCTGTGGCAGAGCGATGGGGCGACCCCCCCCGCTGCCTggcccctgcctgctgcccctgTCCCCGAGGGCCCCCCGGCCACGCTGCCCGATGAGGGGACCCTGCTGAGCCTGGACGAGCTGCCCGAGCCCCCTGCCACCTTCTGCGACgcggagcaggaggaggaggcagccgGTGGGGGTGAGACCCAGCCCCGGGGGCTTGGCTGCCAGCGTGCCCCCCAGGAGGATGCCCAGGGCCGAGAGACCCCCCCCATCACCAATGGGGAGATGGCCCCCAAGGATGGGACGCCGGGTCGTGGGGAGCAG GCCAGCGAGGGCTATTTCAGCCAGtcccaggaggaggaggtacCCCCCCCCGAGGAGCCATCGGCCAAAGCCCCCCAGCCCGTCTTCTACAACAAGCCCCCAG aGATTGACATCACATGCTGGGATGCAGACCCCCtgcctgaggaggaggagagcttcGGGGGGGGCCTGTAA